The Thermodesulfobacteriota bacterium DNA segment AGGCGCTCTATCGCGGAGACGGGGGGGCGGATGGAGGCGTGTGATCTCCTGAAAGCTCCGATGCGTTTCGTTCGCCGGAACCTCGCCCTGAAGCTTCTCGCCCTCGGTCTTGCGATCGTCACATGGTGGTTCGTCACGGGGGAGAGCAAGGTACTCGTAAGCTTCAACGTCCCTCTGGAGATCCGGAACCTTCCCGCGGGGATGACGCTGACGAACAAGGTCGAGACGCACGTGGAGGTGCGGCTGCAGGGGCCGTCCTCCATCCTCGCGGGTTTCAAGGCGTCGGAGATCTCCATGGCGCTCGATCTCTCCGCCGGGAAGCCGGGGAAGCAGATCGTGAAATTCGATCCCGGGGCGGTCCGGGTCCCGTCGGGGGTAACGGTGCAGAAGATCTTCCCGCAGGCCGTCGAAGTCGTCCTCGCGCGGACCGAGCGCAGGAGACTCCCCGTTTCCCTGAAGCTGAGGGGAGGGAAGTCGCTCCGGAACCGGATCGCCTCCATCGAGATCGATCCGAAAGAAGTCGAGGTGGAGGCGCTGCCGGAAGAGTTCTCCAGGATGCCGGTCGCGTACACCGAGGAGATCGTCCCCGACACCGGGGAGGACACCTTCGAAACGGAGGCCCGGGTGGACTTGCGGGAGCCGCATGCTAAAATCACCGGGGACCGGTACGTCCGCGTGAAGATCCGGTTCCGTCGATAGAGAGGAGTCCCCCGTGGCCAGAAAACTGTTCGGAACGGACGGCGTGCGCGGGGTGGCGAACACCGACCCGATGACGGTGGAGACCGCCATCGCCCTGGGCCAGGCCGCCGCCCACCTCTTCCAGGACAAGGGGGGAGGCCGCCGGAAGATCGTCATCGGTAAGGACACCCGGCTTTCCGGATACATGTTCGAGACGGCGCTCTCGGCCGGGATCTGCGCGATGGGAGGCGAGGTCCTGCTGGTCGGGCCGATGCCCACGCCCGGGATCGCCTTCCTGACCCACTCCATGCGGGCCGACGCGGGAGTCGTGATCTCCGCGTCCCACAACCCGTACCCCGACAACGGCATCAAGTTCTTCGGCAGGGACGGATTCAAGCTCCCCGACGAGGTGGAGGCCCGCATCGAGTCGCTGATGTACGGCGATCACCTGAAGGAGAACCGGCCTCCCTCGCCCGAGATCGGCAGGGCGCACCGCATCGACGACGCCACGGGGAGGTACATCGTCTACCTGAAGAACACCTTCCCCTCCCACCTGTCGCTGGAGGGGCTGCGGATCGTGGTCGACTGCGCCAACGGCGCCGCGTACCGGATCGCGCCCCAGGTGTTTACGGAGCTGGGGGCCGAGGTGATCACGATCGGAGTCTCTCCCAACGGGCTGAACATCAACGAGCAGTGCGGCTCCCTCTACCCCGAGATCGTCTCCCAGAAGGTGAAGGAGTCCCGGGCGGACCTGGGGATTTCGCTCGACGGGGACGCCGACCGCGTCATCCTCGTCGACCACCAGGGAGAGGTGATCGACGGCGACAGGATCATG contains these protein-coding regions:
- a CDS encoding CdaR family protein, encoding MRFVRRNLALKLLALGLAIVTWWFVTGESKVLVSFNVPLEIRNLPAGMTLTNKVETHVEVRLQGPSSILAGFKASEISMALDLSAGKPGKQIVKFDPGAVRVPSGVTVQKIFPQAVEVVLARTERRRLPVSLKLRGGKSLRNRIASIEIDPKEVEVEALPEEFSRMPVAYTEEIVPDTGEDTFETEARVDLREPHAKITGDRYVRVKIRFRR
- the glmM gene encoding phosphoglucosamine mutase, with protein sequence MARKLFGTDGVRGVANTDPMTVETAIALGQAAAHLFQDKGGGRRKIVIGKDTRLSGYMFETALSAGICAMGGEVLLVGPMPTPGIAFLTHSMRADAGVVISASHNPYPDNGIKFFGRDGFKLPDEVEARIESLMYGDHLKENRPPSPEIGRAHRIDDATGRYIVYLKNTFPSHLSLEGLRIVVDCANGAAYRIAPQVFTELGAEVITIGVSPNGLNINEQCGSLYPEIVSQKVKESRADLGISLDGDADRVILVDHQGEVIDGDRIMAVCGETLAKKKKLARNTVVATVMSNIGLELFLKERKIKLVRAPVGDRYVVEAMRAGGYNFGGEQSGHLIFLDHATTGDGVLAALQMLAVMVERGKRAAELGRDLVTFPQMLLNVRMKQRIPLESMKSFQKARGEFEKMLRGRGRIVVRYSGTEPLLRIMAEGENRSEVEAIVKTLVEKAKEDGR